One window from the genome of Pseudoalteromonas sp. '520P1 No. 423' encodes:
- a CDS encoding thioredoxin domain-containing protein, whose amino-acid sequence MKGYKKAKVTIVEFFDPACGTCSQFYPFVNDLVKKYPGKVKVMMRYAPLHEGSGDVVKMLEAAHMQGQFWPAVELLFGNQNRWVEHHVSNPQHALAGLKTLELDHAKLEADYQSAKVARIIEQDIKDGQTLQIRATPEFFVNGKPLISFGYKQLEKLVEEAVAEAYK is encoded by the coding sequence ATTAAAGGCTATAAAAAAGCAAAAGTGACGATTGTTGAATTTTTTGATCCTGCGTGTGGTACCTGTAGTCAGTTTTACCCTTTTGTTAATGACTTAGTAAAGAAATACCCAGGTAAAGTGAAAGTAATGATGCGTTATGCACCATTGCATGAAGGCTCGGGTGATGTGGTTAAAATGCTTGAAGCAGCACATATGCAAGGGCAGTTTTGGCCTGCAGTTGAACTTTTATTTGGCAATCAAAATCGTTGGGTTGAACACCATGTCTCTAATCCACAACATGCTTTAGCAGGATTAAAAACTTTGGAGTTAGATCATGCGAAACTTGAAGCCGATTACCAAAGCGCTAAAGTAGCTAGAATAATTGAGCAAGATATAAAAGATGGTCAAACATTACAAATTAGAGCGACACCAGAGTTTTTTGTAAACGGTAAACCTTTAATTAGCTTTGGTTATAAGCAACTAGAAAAGCTGGTCGAGGAGGCTGTGGCTGAGGCTTATAAATAA
- a CDS encoding disulfide bond formation protein B produces the protein MKNSTPTEPISKSWYLLFFAWFLATNGTLISLFFSEVLKLPVCVLCWYQRIALYPLVLILPLALFPFDPKVVRFAGA, from the coding sequence ATGAAAAATTCAACACCTACTGAACCCATATCTAAAAGCTGGTACCTACTCTTTTTTGCTTGGTTTTTAGCAACAAACGGTACATTAATTAGTTTGTTTTTCAGTGAAGTGCTAAAGCTTCCTGTATGTGTATTATGTTGGTATCAACGTATTGCACTGTATCCTTTAGTGTTAATACTACCATTAGCATTATTTCCTTTTGATCCCAAAGTCGTACGTTTTGCTGGTGCCTGA
- a CDS encoding YajQ family cyclic di-GMP-binding protein: MPSFDIVSEVEMTEALNSVDNANRELETRFDFRGVEASFKLTKETILMKADAEFQLVQMFEILASKAVKRGLDVKSFELEDVVHTGKTYSQQVVIKQGIEQDMAKKVVKTIKDAKLKVQSAIQGDEVRVTGKKRDDLQQAMQLIRTSELGQPFQFKNFRD, encoded by the coding sequence ATGCCTTCTTTTGACATCGTATCTGAAGTTGAAATGACAGAAGCTTTAAACTCAGTTGATAATGCTAATCGTGAATTAGAAACGCGTTTCGACTTTCGAGGTGTAGAAGCCTCATTTAAGCTCACTAAAGAAACGATTTTAATGAAAGCGGATGCTGAATTTCAATTAGTGCAAATGTTTGAGATATTAGCAAGTAAAGCGGTAAAACGTGGTTTAGATGTAAAAAGTTTTGAACTAGAAGACGTTGTTCATACAGGAAAAACTTACAGCCAACAAGTTGTTATCAAGCAAGGTATTGAGCAAGATATGGCTAAAAAAGTTGTTAAAACAATCAAAGATGCCAAATTAAAAGTGCAATCAGCCATTCAAGGTGATGAAGTACGTGTTACTGGTAAAAAGCGTGATGATTTACAACAAGCAATGCAACTTATCCGTACATCTGAATTAGGTCAACCTTTCCAATTTAAAAACTTTAGAGACTAA
- a CDS encoding VanZ family protein — MTRRLYQALFLAVLIACTALFAKEVKTVAILFPHIDKVAHFGIFVVLAGIMHRAFKAPIWIHILLLASYGAGIEMMQSTLPHRQGSFPDFVADLLGAIFYFTSYWIWQKKCKKNKVE, encoded by the coding sequence GTGACTCGTCGTTTATATCAAGCGCTGTTTTTAGCTGTACTAATAGCGTGTACCGCATTATTCGCAAAAGAAGTTAAAACCGTTGCTATATTATTTCCCCATATAGATAAAGTCGCCCACTTTGGTATTTTTGTTGTTTTAGCAGGTATTATGCACCGTGCATTTAAAGCACCTATTTGGATACACATTCTGCTATTAGCCAGCTATGGTGCAGGCATTGAAATGATGCAAAGCACCCTACCTCATCGCCAAGGTTCTTTTCCTGACTTTGTAGCCGATCTATTAGGTGCAATATTTTATTTTACTAGCTATTGGATTTGGCAAAAAAAATGCAAAAAAAACAAAGTGGAATAA
- a CDS encoding ketopantoate reductase family protein codes for MQKKQSGISLIKPSNIHIIGKGAIGLLLSYYLTKNTKNSVKLCLRESQKKSIFKYQNKDLIQDIALTHCNNPDEKIKFLIIPTKSYDVLTAFLDAKARLTDNAVIILCHNGMGTIEQLKPHLSNNQSLFFLTTTMGAYKSDANHVIHTGFGPSTLGAINQVAINNQAPVFKALSKCIPNLSLSNNIKKLLWDKLMINIAINPLSAIYNVKNGELNQPRFALKVFQLLHEAYLVAKKEGVDMHFSKVLMSAYTVMQATAQNYSSMNRDHALGNKTEISAISGYIVELAKQHQIDTPNNKSVYLKLS; via the coding sequence ATGCAAAAAAAACAAAGTGGAATAAGCTTAATTAAACCATCAAATATTCATATTATAGGTAAAGGTGCGATTGGTTTATTGCTAAGCTATTACCTAACAAAAAACACAAAAAACTCAGTAAAGCTTTGCCTCAGAGAAAGTCAAAAAAAGTCTATTTTCAAATATCAAAACAAAGATTTAATCCAAGATATCGCGCTGACTCATTGTAATAATCCTGATGAAAAAATTAAATTTTTAATTATTCCCACAAAATCTTATGATGTTTTAACTGCTTTTTTAGATGCAAAAGCGAGACTCACTGACAATGCTGTGATTATTTTATGCCATAACGGCATGGGCACAATAGAGCAATTAAAACCTCACTTAAGCAATAATCAAAGCCTATTCTTTTTAACAACCACTATGGGCGCTTATAAATCAGACGCAAACCATGTAATACACACTGGTTTTGGGCCAAGCACCTTAGGAGCAATCAACCAAGTTGCTATTAATAATCAAGCTCCAGTTTTTAAAGCTTTATCAAAATGTATTCCAAATTTAAGTTTATCAAATAATATTAAAAAGTTATTGTGGGATAAGTTAATGATCAATATTGCCATCAATCCATTGTCTGCCATTTATAATGTTAAAAACGGTGAGTTAAATCAGCCTAGATTTGCATTGAAAGTTTTTCAGCTTTTGCATGAAGCTTATTTAGTGGCAAAAAAAGAAGGTGTTGATATGCATTTTTCTAAAGTATTAATGTCGGCTTATACCGTGATGCAAGCCACAGCGCAAAACTATTCATCTATGAATAGAGATCATGCTTTAGGTAATAAAACTGAAATTTCTGCTATTTCTGGTTATATCGTTGAGTTAGCTAAACAACATCAAATTGATACACCAAATAATAAAAGTGTTTATTTAAAATTATCTTAA
- a CDS encoding porin, which translates to MKMAKTALAVSLVTLFAQPVIAADLTVYGKANVTVQSSDDGEGSFTEIKSNASRFGVKGGQKIDDGLSVVYKMEWQVDMSDKDKSSDDHLKARNQYVGLKGGFGEVLIGRNDTALKQSQGKIDLFNDLEADIKYRFKGENRMGDSITYKTPKMNGFQFIGTVIAEDEKDADNGYSAALLFGDSKLKKSKFYASVAMDSEVKGYDTVRATVQGKVAGFKLGALYQTQEASEGGSEADGYVLNAAYGLGKATLKAQYQTVDFDGSDKKNVASVGVDYKLAKNTKLFGFYSTFDNDSSEDESYLGLGMEYKF; encoded by the coding sequence ATGAAAATGGCCAAGACTGCACTTGCTGTTTCTCTAGTTACTTTATTCGCACAACCTGTTATTGCTGCTGATCTTACTGTTTACGGTAAAGCTAATGTAACAGTTCAATCATCTGATGATGGTGAAGGCTCTTTCACTGAAATTAAAAGTAATGCCTCTCGTTTTGGTGTTAAAGGTGGTCAAAAAATAGATGATGGCTTATCTGTTGTTTATAAAATGGAATGGCAAGTTGATATGTCTGATAAAGACAAGTCAAGCGATGATCATCTTAAAGCTCGTAATCAATATGTTGGTTTAAAAGGCGGTTTTGGTGAGGTTTTAATTGGTCGTAACGATACGGCACTTAAGCAATCACAAGGTAAAATTGATTTATTTAATGACCTTGAAGCTGATATAAAATACCGCTTTAAAGGTGAAAACCGTATGGGTGATTCTATCACTTATAAAACACCTAAAATGAATGGCTTTCAGTTTATCGGTACAGTTATTGCCGAAGATGAAAAAGATGCGGATAACGGTTACTCAGCAGCTTTATTATTTGGTGATAGCAAGCTTAAAAAGTCTAAGTTTTATGCATCGGTTGCTATGGACAGTGAAGTAAAAGGTTATGATACTGTCCGTGCTACTGTTCAAGGTAAAGTAGCAGGTTTTAAATTAGGTGCTTTATACCAAACTCAAGAAGCATCTGAAGGTGGTAGTGAAGCTGACGGTTATGTTTTAAATGCAGCATACGGTTTAGGTAAAGCAACACTTAAAGCACAATACCAAACAGTTGATTTTGATGGTAGCGACAAAAAGAATGTTGCATCTGTAGGTGTTGATTACAAACTCGCTAAAAATACTAAATTATTTGGTTTTTACTCTACTTTTGATAACGATTCTTCAGAAGATGAAAGCTACTTAGGTTTAGGCATGGAATACAAATTCTAA
- a CDS encoding diguanylate cyclase gives MTYKLLIIEDTPTIAKVQKQIGLKIGFEVDVAASLAEAIDLIEQHNYFCALTDFVLPDAPHGEAIQLTIGAEIPTIVMTGKLDNSTRDYVSRYPIVDYITKESHQAYRYLETQLTRLPKNKEVRILIVDDSLATRNHLNNLLIRHKYKVAQAADGELALKQLEQHSDIKVIITDNEMPVMDGITLTGRIRKKFTNDEKIIIGISGTKDNYVSARFLKSGANDYLRKPFYPEEFYCRLGHNIEMMDNIATIRKQANSDYLTNLPNRRYFFEQAKIISNKKKSNNRTVILAMIDIDHFKAINDNLGHDVGDEVLKGLAKIFMTLFSDQLVARLGGEEFAIYFDNINFESVRNRLESFRSHIEEITIHDVSFTISIGLTQQANYDIDEVLKIADQHLYTAKESGRNIVISDED, from the coding sequence GTGACTTATAAACTACTAATAATTGAAGATACCCCCACAATTGCGAAAGTACAAAAACAGATAGGGCTAAAAATAGGCTTTGAAGTGGATGTTGCCGCAAGTTTGGCTGAAGCAATTGACTTAATTGAACAGCATAATTATTTTTGTGCTTTAACTGATTTTGTATTACCTGACGCACCTCATGGTGAAGCAATACAGTTAACCATTGGCGCTGAAATACCGACTATTGTCATGACAGGTAAACTAGACAATAGTACAAGGGATTATGTATCTCGTTACCCAATTGTTGATTATATTACTAAAGAAAGCCATCAAGCTTATAGATACTTAGAAACACAACTTACTCGTTTACCTAAAAATAAAGAGGTGCGTATATTAATTGTTGATGACTCTTTAGCAACAAGAAACCATTTAAACAACTTACTTATTCGCCATAAATATAAAGTTGCTCAAGCAGCAGATGGCGAACTGGCTCTTAAGCAGTTAGAGCAGCACTCAGACATTAAGGTCATTATTACAGATAATGAAATGCCTGTGATGGACGGTATTACGTTAACAGGGAGAATTCGGAAAAAATTTACTAACGACGAAAAAATCATTATTGGTATCTCAGGCACTAAAGATAATTATGTATCTGCGAGATTTTTAAAAAGTGGCGCTAATGACTATTTAAGAAAGCCTTTTTACCCAGAAGAATTTTATTGCCGATTAGGGCATAACATTGAAATGATGGATAATATTGCCACTATTCGAAAACAAGCTAATAGTGATTACTTAACAAATTTACCTAATCGAAGATATTTTTTTGAACAAGCTAAAATTATTTCAAATAAAAAAAAATCAAATAATAGAACCGTTATTCTAGCTATGATAGACATAGATCACTTCAAAGCAATTAATGATAATTTAGGGCACGATGTAGGCGATGAAGTGCTAAAAGGATTAGCAAAAATATTTATGACACTATTTTCAGATCAACTTGTTGCTCGATTAGGCGGAGAAGAGTTTGCAATATATTTTGATAACATTAATTTTGAATCTGTTAGAAATAGACTTGAGTCATTCAGGTCCCATATCGAAGAAATCACAATTCATGATGTCTCATTTACAATTTCTATTGGACTAACACAGCAAGCTAATTATGATATTGATGAAGTCTTGAAAATTGCAGATCAGCATTTATATACGGCCAAAGAATCTGGCCGTAATATCGTTATTAGTGACGAGGATTAA
- the rarD gene encoding EamA family transporter RarD — MTSTQQKQGIYYALAAFIMWGLAPIYFKLIDSIGALEILAHRVVWSFVFIALIIAIKKNWHKVQSIFKQPKLLLMLLLTSTLLGFNWGLFIWAVNSGHMLDASLGYYINPLFNVLLGILFLGERLRLFQGVAVGLAALGVIIQLVSFGSFPIIAFGLATSFAIYGLLRKKMAVESLPGLLLESLVLVPFALVYWFFYVDSASADLSVNNWQLNVLLISAGIVTTLPLLCFTAAAKRLQYSTLGFFQYIGPSLMFCLAVMFYGEKVGVDRLVTFGFIWSALALYTWDAILSSKKKKS; from the coding sequence ATGACAAGTACGCAACAAAAGCAGGGTATATATTACGCGTTAGCGGCTTTTATTATGTGGGGATTAGCACCCATATATTTTAAATTAATTGACTCAATCGGAGCATTAGAAATTTTAGCGCATCGTGTTGTTTGGTCATTTGTATTTATAGCGCTTATTATTGCGATTAAGAAAAACTGGCATAAAGTGCAGAGCATTTTTAAACAGCCTAAGCTTTTGTTAATGCTATTGCTCACCTCAACTTTATTGGGGTTTAACTGGGGGTTATTCATCTGGGCTGTTAATAGCGGGCATATGCTAGATGCCAGTTTAGGTTATTATATTAACCCTTTATTTAATGTTTTACTTGGCATTTTATTTTTAGGTGAAAGGTTAAGGTTATTTCAGGGGGTAGCAGTAGGTCTTGCAGCTTTAGGAGTGATCATTCAGCTTGTTAGTTTTGGTTCATTTCCTATTATCGCTTTTGGTTTGGCGACATCTTTTGCGATTTATGGCTTATTAAGAAAAAAAATGGCTGTAGAGTCATTACCCGGTTTATTATTAGAATCATTAGTTTTAGTGCCGTTCGCTTTGGTTTACTGGTTCTTTTATGTAGATTCAGCAAGTGCTGATCTGAGTGTGAATAATTGGCAATTGAACGTATTATTAATAAGCGCAGGTATCGTAACTACTTTGCCTTTATTATGTTTTACTGCAGCAGCGAAACGTTTACAGTATTCAACATTAGGCTTTTTTCAATATATTGGGCCTAGCTTGATGTTTTGTTTGGCTGTGATGTTTTATGGTGAAAAAGTGGGCGTAGATAGGCTCGTTACTTTTGGTTTTATTTGGAGTGCATTAGCCCTATACACATGGGATGCAATTCTAAGTAGCAAGAAAAAGAAAAGTTAA